GGCGGCAGCGATTACCCTGCTGTTCCTGCACAACCTGCATGCCGATACCGCGGCGATGAACAGCATCATCAAGCATGCCCTGGGCATCGTCCTGCTGCTCACCGCGCTGGCCGTGCTGTTCAAGAAGCAGGTACTGGCCTTCGCCCAGCGCCATGCCGGCGACAGCTTCCACTTCAGTGGCCCGAAGCTGAACAGCCTGACCGTCGTCACCGGTGCCGTCCTCGGCGCCATGGTCGCGCTGACCTCCATTGGCGCCGGCGCACTGGGCACCGTGGCGCTGTTCGTGCTCTATCCCTTCCTCGCCACCCGTCGCCTGGTGGGTACCGAGATCGCCCACGCCGTACCGCTCACCCTGGTTGCCGGCCTCGGCCATGCCAGCATGGGCAACATGGACTGGGGCCTGCTCGGCTACCTGCTGATCGGCTCGCTGCCGGGCATCTACGTTGGCAGCCACCTGGCCGGCCGCATTCCGGACGGCGTGCTGCGTCCGTGCCTGGCGGTGATGCTGGCGTCGATCGGCTACAAGCTGGTCTTCTGAATCCCGTCCACGATCTGCTGCACGTCGGCCTGTAGGGTGCTTGCCGCCTACTACGGCTCTAGCTCGCAAGAGCGTCGGCAGATTTGCTAGCCGCGGCGGAAACGCCCCGGCGTCACACCTTTCCAGCGGCGGAAGGCGTGTATGAAGTTCGACACCTCCCCATAGCCGAGCCGCTCGGCAATCTCCTCCAGGCGAATCACGCCCGTGGCCAGCAACTCCTCGGCCAGGGCCTGGCGTACCTCGTCCACCAGCGCGCGGTAGCTGCTGCCCTCGGCCTGCAGGCGACGGCGCAGGGTCCGCGAGGTCATGTGCATGTCCGTGGCCACCTGCTCCATGTCCGGCAGTTGTCCCGGCGTGCTCAGCAAACGGTCGCGAATCTGCCCGGACAGTCCGGTCCGCACCTGGCGGCGGGCGAGCAGGGCGCGGCACTGTTCCTCGCAGCGCCGCGCCACTTCCGGGTTGGCGCCCGGTAGCGGCAGTTCGAGGATGCGGCTGTCGAAGATGATGCGGTTCTCCGCCTGGCCGAACAGCGGGCGTACGCCCAGTTCGTCGATGTAGGGCTGCACATCGCGGGGCGCTTCGCGGCGGAAGCTGACCTGGCGCATGGGTACCGGCTGGTTGGTCAGGTCGCGCTGGATGCGCAGCACACCGCCGCCGTCGCGTTCGATCAGGAAGTCGCGCAGGTCTTCCGGCACGGCGGTGTCGTCCAGCAGCAGGTGCGCCTCGCCGTCGT
This Pseudomonas sp. ATCC 13867 DNA region includes the following protein-coding sequences:
- a CDS encoding sulfite exporter TauE/SafE family protein, with the translated sequence MDVGNIGFVIAGLVVGFIVGMTGVGGGSLMTPILLWFGINPAAAVGTDLLYAAITKSGGVLVHRKNDNIDWRITGWLALGSVPAAAITLLFLHNLHADTAAMNSIIKHALGIVLLLTALAVLFKKQVLAFAQRHAGDSFHFSGPKLNSLTVVTGAVLGAMVALTSIGAGALGTVALFVLYPFLATRRLVGTEIAHAVPLTLVAGLGHASMGNMDWGLLGYLLIGSLPGIYVGSHLAGRIPDGVLRPCLAVMLASIGYKLVF
- a CDS encoding AraC family transcriptional regulator, which codes for MPATPPWSPRRSAVSVQLLTQFALDHGLNLEQCLGGTGLGIDVLADPGAEVDAEQELSLVRNLARHLGHIPGIGLKAGLRYHLNTYGIWSFALLSSATFLGAARLGLRYLDLTYAFHRMRLEEHDGEAHLLLDDTAVPEDLRDFLIERDGGGVLRIQRDLTNQPVPMRQVSFRREAPRDVQPYIDELGVRPLFGQAENRIIFDSRILELPLPGANPEVARRCEEQCRALLARRQVRTGLSGQIRDRLLSTPGQLPDMEQVATDMHMTSRTLRRRLQAEGSSYRALVDEVRQALAEELLATGVIRLEEIAERLGYGEVSNFIHAFRRWKGVTPGRFRRG